The Phormidium sp. PBR-2020 DNA segment AGACTCGCGTCGTCGATGTTGCGGGGATCTTTCTCTTTCGTCCACAACATATCAAACAGGTTTTTCACCTGGCTGAAGATGTTGACGCTGTTGCCCCGTTCCTTAATCATCAGTTGGGTGACTTCTTGCAGAGAGGGTTGGTAGGGGTTTTTGGGGTCGAAGTCACGAATCCGTTTTTCCCAATGTTCGTGGAAGGAGTGGGAGAGGTCAGGAAGCCAACCGCAACCGCCTTCGACGAAGCCAATCCGCAGGGTGGGGAATTTCTCAAACGCGCCGTCAAACACCATCCGCGCCATGGCCATTTGTTGCTGGTTGCGCTGGACGAAGATGTGGTTGAGGACGAAGGTTTCCATATGATCGGCAATACCGCCCACCATGTCAGAACCCGGTCCACCATGTAAGCCGATCGCAATATCGAGGTCGACAGCGGCTTCAAAGAGGGGGTAGAAGTCCGGGTGGCTGATATGTTTGCAGGTGCGGACTTCGGGGAAGGCGTCAGGGGCCGCCGGGTGGGGGATGGGGATGTTGGGAGAGGTGGCCACGCCCACCATACCCAGTTCGTTGATGCAGCGGTAGGTTTCTTTCACCGCTTCGTCAATGTCTTGCAGGGGAACCACGCCGATGGGTTTGAGGCGATCGCCCCATTTGCGGCAGTCTTCGGCCATGTAGTCGTTGTAGGCTTTGCACAACGCCACGGCTAGGTCTTTGTCGAAGATGCTGGAGAAGGTGAGGTTAAAGGTTCCGTAAATAACGTGAACGTCAACCCCTTCTTGGTCCATGTCTTCGATGCGGCGGCTGTTAAACAAGGCGCCGAGGGTGGTTTCGGGGTGCAGGGTGCGGAAGCCACCTTTGCCGAAGCCTTCGGGTTTGGGGAAAATCCGGGGTAAGTCGGTTTTGCCGGTGACGGGGTTGAAGTCCATCACCCGGGCCCGCTGGTCGCCGAGGCGATCGACAATCATACCAATGCGGTTACGATAAGCGGGATCGACATAGTCCCGAAAAATCATCGGATTCTCGACTTTGTGAGCGTCGGCATCGATGACTAAAAGTCCGTCGTACATAATGTTGTTCTGTCTAGTGACAATGAAATGAATGAAAATGAATGCTAGGATTTCGGCAAAATCTTTAAGATATGAGTCGGTTTTGCCAAAAGCCTATCTGAAGATAGCGGATTTTTGGGCAGATAACAAGGTTGGCCCTGTTCGCTGATTTTTGAGCAGCTAAACGTGACGTTCGGAGTCATGTTTGTGCCATCTTTTTGATTGGCACATAACCACGTCCTAGTTCCTCTTAAACGGGGTTGCGATCGCCCTTAACCAGAAGCCGACGTAAGCCAAACCAACGTTCAAAAGACCAAGAAAAGGAGGCGAGAATCGTAATCCCAGGATACTTGAAAAAGGCGGGATGATTTTTCTCAAACACCGCATGACCGCCCCAAGCAGAAATCTGGCTAATCACCAAGAAAATGAGACTGATTTTAGGGTTGATCCAAAGTAAAACAAT contains these protein-coding regions:
- a CDS encoding amidohydrolase family protein — protein: MYDGLLVIDADAHKVENPMIFRDYVDPAYRNRIGMIVDRLGDQRARVMDFNPVTGKTDLPRIFPKPEGFGKGGFRTLHPETTLGALFNSRRIEDMDQEGVDVHVIYGTFNLTFSSIFDKDLAVALCKAYNDYMAEDCRKWGDRLKPIGVVPLQDIDEAVKETYRCINELGMVGVATSPNIPIPHPAAPDAFPEVRTCKHISHPDFYPLFEAAVDLDIAIGLHGGPGSDMVGGIADHMETFVLNHIFVQRNQQQMAMARMVFDGAFEKFPTLRIGFVEGGCGWLPDLSHSFHEHWEKRIRDFDPKNPYQPSLQEVTQLMIKERGNSVNIFSQVKNLFDMLWTKEKDPRNIDDASLYEHYDLRHRDPLEYFERGQIFVTFESDDPGPAYLPQSMGEVGKRVACFSGDYGHWDGVLPNCVRDAATVTDYDRDHLAALLGGNALALYGDRLRNSIPNFQEATVTA
- a CDS encoding DUF962 domain-containing protein, whose translation is MSVLQEAKDHFVASHQHPINQGLHHVTNFLALSAIVLLWINPKISLIFLVISQISAWGGHAVFEKNHPAFFKYPGITILASFSWSFERWFGLRRLLVKGDRNPV